The following proteins are encoded in a genomic region of Paenibacillus sp. FSL R7-0273:
- a CDS encoding carbohydrate ABC transporter permease: MRARELTGRTVLWIFLLAFAFITLVPVVITILGSFKTNMELTTGATFLPGSWQFSNYAEAWQQANFSTYTVNSLIVSLSTVAGTLLVSSMAAYVVDRMDFAGKKIYVSLQAFTMFVAVGAVVLRPQFDLMVKLHLHSSLWGVILILISAHASIFFILLSFMKGIPRELDEAARIDGSSLSRTFWTIILPLLGPGLGVGALFTFRGAWNEYLLPLVFTMTKPELQTLTVGLANLKYGISAASQTHYMMAGACLSILPILVAYVFANKSFMQMTAGSLKG, translated from the coding sequence ATGAGAGCAAGAGAACTAACGGGCAGAACGGTATTATGGATTTTTTTGCTGGCCTTTGCCTTTATTACTTTGGTGCCTGTGGTGATAACGATCCTGGGCTCCTTCAAAACCAATATGGAGCTGACGACAGGCGCGACCTTTCTGCCGGGCAGCTGGCAGTTTTCCAACTATGCGGAAGCCTGGCAGCAGGCTAATTTCTCGACCTATACGGTGAACAGCCTGATTGTCTCCCTGTCCACGGTTGCAGGTACCCTGCTGGTATCCTCGATGGCCGCATATGTAGTGGACCGGATGGACTTTGCCGGCAAAAAAATCTATGTCAGCCTCCAGGCCTTCACGATGTTCGTCGCAGTCGGGGCGGTGGTGCTGCGGCCGCAGTTTGATCTGATGGTCAAGCTGCATCTGCACAGCTCGCTGTGGGGTGTCATTCTGATTCTGATTTCGGCGCACGCTTCGATCTTTTTTATCCTGCTGAGCTTTATGAAGGGCATTCCGCGGGAGCTGGACGAGGCTGCACGGATTGACGGGAGCTCGCTCTCCCGCACCTTCTGGACGATCATTCTGCCGCTGCTCGGTCCCGGCCTCGGCGTAGGTGCTTTGTTCACCTTCCGCGGGGCGTGGAATGAATATCTGCTGCCGCTGGTGTTCACCATGACAAAGCCGGAGCTGCAGACCCTGACCGTCGGCCTGGCGAATCTGAAATACGGCATCTCCGCAGCCTCGCAGACCCATTACATGATGGCCGGTGCCTGCCTGTCAATTCTGCCGATTCTGGTAGCCTACGTGTTCGCCAACAAATCCTTTATGCAGATGACTGCCGGTTCGCTGAAGGGATAA
- a CDS encoding glycoside hydrolase family 130 protein, producing MTVQVPAILTSSPLIRRYPGNPVLDASRVPYPTALVFNAGVTRFNGKYVMVFRNDYGSLAGQTIEPHHTTDLGIAFSDDGISWEVSPRKCFKLHDEEIIRAYDPRLSVIGGRCYMCFAVDTKHGIRGGIAVTDDFESFEILSLSSPDLRNMVLFPEKIGGNYVRLERPFTVYSRGGQDRFDTWISESPDLKYWGRSDLLFAVEHVPFANDKVGPAAPPVKTDKGWLTTFHAVDIDPSRGKHGWEPAWKKRYTAGIMLLDLENPRKIIGMYKEPLLAPEVSYEIDGGFRNNVIFPGGMILEDSGEVKIYYGAADTVECLATAHVDDLLSLCLKG from the coding sequence ATGACAGTCCAGGTTCCAGCTATTCTGACCTCAAGCCCGCTCATCCGGCGTTATCCGGGCAATCCGGTACTTGATGCTTCACGGGTTCCTTATCCTACAGCGCTTGTATTCAATGCAGGCGTAACCCGGTTCAACGGCAAATATGTGATGGTGTTCCGCAACGATTACGGCTCACTTGCCGGCCAGACCATAGAGCCGCATCATACGACAGACCTGGGCATTGCCTTCAGCGACGACGGCATCAGCTGGGAGGTCAGCCCGCGAAAATGCTTCAAGCTGCACGACGAAGAGATCATCCGCGCCTATGATCCCCGCCTGAGCGTCATCGGAGGGCGCTGCTATATGTGCTTTGCCGTAGATACAAAACACGGGATCAGGGGCGGAATCGCGGTGACGGATGATTTCGAGTCATTTGAGATTCTCAGCCTGTCATCGCCGGACCTGCGCAATATGGTGCTGTTTCCCGAGAAAATCGGCGGCAATTATGTCCGTCTGGAGCGTCCGTTCACTGTATACAGCCGGGGCGGACAGGACCGCTTCGACACCTGGATCTCCGAGTCGCCGGACCTGAAGTACTGGGGCAGATCAGATCTGCTGTTCGCCGTGGAGCACGTGCCGTTCGCCAATGACAAGGTAGGTCCTGCCGCTCCTCCGGTAAAGACAGACAAAGGCTGGCTGACGACCTTCCATGCGGTGGATATTGATCCTTCCCGCGGCAAGCACGGCTGGGAGCCGGCCTGGAAGAAGCGGTATACTGCAGGGATCATGCTGCTGGACCTGGAGAATCCGCGCAAGATCATCGGAATGTACAAGGAGCCGCTGCTTGCCCCGGAGGTAAGCTACGAGATTGACGGGGGCTTCCGCAACAATGTTATTTTTCCCGGCGGCATGATCCTGGAGGACAGCGGCGAGGTGAAAATCTATTATGGCGCTGCGGATACGGTGGAATGTCTGGCAACAGCACATGTGGATGACCTGCTCTCCCTGTGTCTGAAAGGGTGA